A window from Cryobacterium sp. SO1 encodes these proteins:
- a CDS encoding DNA-directed RNA polymerase subunit beta, protein MVNDFHKPTQFSGAKFESMMGGEDPAQISRIAHETAQALINRVRESPDPAVVERLVAYTDEHGIDAVAELWSRATPRSLPGALWRIYLVRLLIRQDADGTAYLYQRGIDVAVTIDPLVAGAAVPTGPAEIILLADEILRGVFTGDFGIALDRAAAFCRVIGAGCASVADDFDSTEPGRSSELTTRALRFSTTASEFGSCARLWRSDSLE, encoded by the coding sequence ATGGTCAACGATTTTCACAAACCCACCCAGTTCTCGGGTGCGAAGTTCGAGTCGATGATGGGCGGCGAAGATCCCGCTCAGATCAGCCGGATCGCGCACGAGACCGCGCAGGCGCTGATCAACCGGGTGCGGGAGAGCCCGGACCCCGCCGTTGTGGAGCGTCTGGTGGCGTACACCGACGAGCACGGCATCGACGCCGTGGCGGAGTTGTGGTCCCGCGCCACGCCGCGCAGCCTGCCCGGAGCGCTGTGGCGCATCTACCTGGTGCGGTTGCTGATCCGGCAGGATGCCGACGGCACGGCCTACCTCTACCAGCGGGGCATCGATGTCGCGGTCACCATCGATCCTCTCGTCGCGGGCGCCGCGGTGCCGACCGGGCCGGCCGAGATCATCCTGCTCGCCGACGAGATCCTCCGCGGCGTGTTCACCGGCGACTTCGGCATCGCCCTGGACCGGGCGGCCGCATTCTGCCGGGTGATCGGCGCCGGCTGCGCGAGCGTGGCCGACGATTTCGACAGCACCGAACCCGGTCGCTCCAGCGAGCTGACCACCCGCGCGCTGCGATTCTCCACCACCGCGTCGGAATTCGGCTCCTGCGCCCGGCTGTGGCGCAGCGACTCCCTGGAATAG
- a CDS encoding carbon-nitrogen hydrolase family protein has product MPDSTRIATVQAEPVWFDLAATTDKTLDLIADAARGGAQLVAFPETWLPGYPLFLWSHTPADQVSFVAGYHLNSVDVNGAEIQRIRQSARANQIWVVLGISERLHGTLYISQLIIDDEGVVRLHRRKLKPTHVERSLFGEGDGSGLQVVETPFGRVGGLNCWEHLQPLVKFAMYAQNEQIHVASWPCFSIPAHHYTLTSDASLAASQTYAMEGGCFVLVANQVMTAVGAQRLGVPVEILAAGAGAGVARVYGPDGSPLTELLDADQEGLVFADLNLAAVAAAKAYADPVGHYARPDVFRLTVDRSARVPAHLTDAEPTAGSAAASAAFTDLPLASTS; this is encoded by the coding sequence ATGCCAGATTCAACCCGTATTGCCACCGTTCAAGCGGAGCCGGTGTGGTTCGACCTCGCGGCGACCACTGACAAGACGCTCGACCTCATCGCCGACGCCGCTCGTGGCGGCGCTCAGCTCGTCGCCTTCCCGGAGACATGGCTCCCGGGGTACCCGCTCTTCCTCTGGAGCCACACGCCCGCGGACCAGGTCTCGTTCGTTGCCGGCTACCACCTGAACTCCGTCGATGTGAACGGGGCAGAGATCCAGCGGATCCGTCAGAGTGCTCGCGCCAACCAGATCTGGGTGGTGCTCGGTATCAGCGAGCGGTTGCACGGCACCCTATACATCTCTCAGCTCATCATTGACGACGAGGGCGTCGTGCGCCTGCACCGGCGCAAGCTCAAGCCGACTCACGTAGAGCGCTCCCTGTTCGGTGAGGGCGACGGCTCGGGACTTCAGGTTGTCGAGACGCCGTTCGGACGCGTTGGCGGCCTCAACTGCTGGGAGCACCTACAACCGCTTGTGAAGTTCGCGATGTACGCCCAGAACGAGCAGATCCACGTGGCCTCATGGCCGTGCTTCAGCATCCCGGCCCATCACTACACGTTGACATCCGACGCCTCCTTGGCCGCGAGTCAGACCTACGCGATGGAGGGGGGCTGCTTCGTCCTGGTCGCGAACCAGGTCATGACGGCGGTCGGCGCCCAGCGGCTGGGCGTGCCGGTCGAGATCCTCGCCGCCGGCGCCGGAGCGGGGGTCGCTCGCGTCTATGGACCCGACGGGTCGCCTCTCACCGAACTGCTCGACGCCGACCAGGAAGGTCTCGTCTTCGCCGATCTCAACCTTGCCGCCGTCGCGGCTGCCAAAGCCTACGCCGACCCTGTCGGACACTACGCGCGTCCCGACGTGTTCCGACTCACGGTGGATCGGTCCGCCCGTGTTCCCGCGCATCTGACCGATGCCGAGCCTACGGCGGGATCCGCGGCCGCCTCAGCGGCGTTCACTGACCTCCCGCTGGCCTCGACCAGCTGA